The following proteins are encoded in a genomic region of Cydia fagiglandana chromosome 26, ilCydFagi1.1, whole genome shotgun sequence:
- the LOC134677385 gene encoding uncharacterized protein DDB_G0284459-like isoform X2 translates to MVLFRHALQVCTIACVSIAIDGHLMLAVNVEDFRNLANKFLAKDLADRLTNLVTEISLKRRKENQQRVEKILWDKEIPIKELARTNKQLTDTTVATAESTKYYHYKPKRFNTVKNSDSKELRQDIYNTPPGPVYVRDEIEDLLQNINEGNSDHGTKKVVTPEGLVETDYNIVSKEATRPLNLMNMSRENRIDYTETKLGEWKYNQDISIEPPAIKNSKTGNANRDINDEGSIDYDDGKKGLNVQYVDETRLLGRHKKDDSHTFEEHMLGEKNEINHENTPPKQDDTTISHDIKEVKKDSAKSKMSLNDFLKDSPEVKRDKSEEKETYQIPPPMQPIESNDMYEKYALGSSIKSNNKKGVNDQSVEDGTEKHNRETKQIQNDDNDKNVDNQSGNIEHSILRNKKKYQHFKVPENREESSKAVTPEQISTNGLLLYDENKSESDKSKPDVSKKKSKIVKKPVHDVTSTEEATEESKEKKADYDPHISKEETDTHEKFELGSHNKKNNKRKPKPKQQAEISDKINKLIKKENKTDNDDELHIQDKNNKSYKLLLRNKQFKDSKYCKQNPNSRMCREEELTTKIALSESAEVSRPLPVKGKKESFSDQVFSFKIKDHQVNYDLIKSTHKRPQKKIEENDTYDKYELGRETKNDDDRKRKLRKQKENGDIKIMDGKNKLNYQGHNKNKSANSEEMPIKSKRKPQKKIEENDMYDKYELGRETDNDNKVKRKQKHNDDIKTTDAKNKLNYQGRNKDKIEEHDMYDKYELGRDTDNDNKVKRKQKHNDDIKTTDAKNKLNYQGRNKDKIEEHDMYDKYELGRETDNDDKGKRKQKHNDDIKTTDAKNKFNYQGRNKDKIEENDMYDKYELGRDTDNDDKEKRKQKHNDEIKTTDAKNKINYQDRNKDKKEEHDMYDNYELGRETDNDNKEKRKQKHNDEIKTTDAKNKFNYQDRYKDKFASNDEMPIKSSKKPLKIIKENIKHDISRSIESANNEEMPIKSKEIYENVEDTTTKSKETKHGKDQIEKVPIADYADDPQPNFKEVNAESIKAATGRLLDSEEPKGNGRTTKKFRLKGTVIPKRDFYKLSSPDYYKDLPRIVEKYDFEEPIPEQDRLRDKVRYLKREPSRVNRKLKLPQFEKT, encoded by the exons ATGGTTTTGTTCCGACACGCGCTGCAAGTAT GCACAATAGCATGTGTTTCCATTGCAATAGATGGCCATCTGATGCTCGCAGTAAACGTGGAAGATTTCAGAAATCTAGCCAACAAGTTCCTAGCAAAAGACCTAGCGGATAGATTGACTAATCTCGTCACTGAAATCTCTCTAAAGAGAAGGAAAGAGAATCAACAAAGAGTAGAAAAGATACTGTGGGATAAAGAGATACCTATAAAAGAGCTTGCAAGAACTAATAAACAATTAACTGATACAACTGTAGCAACCGCTGAAAGCACAAAATACTATCACTATAAACCTAAAAGATTCAATACAGTAAAAAATTCTGATAGTAAAGAATTGAGGCAAGACATTTATAATACCCCACCAGGACCAGTATACGTAAGAGATGAGATAGAAGATCTATTACAGAATATTAATGAAGGTAATTCGGATCACGGTACAAAAAAAGTTGTTACTCCTGAAGGGCTAGTTGAGACAGATTATAATATAGTTTCAAAAGAAGCTACTAGACCATTGAATCTAATGAACATGTCAAGAGAAAATAGAATTGATTACACAGAAACTAAACTAGGCGAATGGAAATACAACCAAGATATATCTATAGAACCACCTGCGATCAAAAATAGCAAAACAGGAAATGCTAACAGGGATATAAATGATGAAGGTAGCATAGATTATGATGACGGTAAAAAAGGGTTAAATGTGCAATATGTGGACGAAACTCGATTGTTAGGAC GGCACAAAAAAGATGACAGTCATACATTTGAAGAGCATATGTTGGGAGAGAAAAATGAAATCAACCACGAAAATACTCCTCCAAAACAAGACGACACAACTATATCGCATGATATAAAAGAAGTTAAAAAAGATTCCGCAAAATCAAAAATGTCCTTAAATGATTTCCTCAAAGATAGTCCAGAAGTAAAACGAGATAAATCAGAAGAGAAAGAAACTTATCAAATACCACCACCAATGCAACCAATAGAAAGCAACGACATGTACGAAAAATATGCACTAGGCTCTTCaataaaaagtaataacaaGAAAGGTGTCAATGATCAGTCAGTGGAGGACGGTACAGAAAAACACAAtcgagaaacaaaacaaatacaaaatgATGACAACGATAAAAATGTAGACAATCAGTCCGGCAATATTGAACACTCAATATTAAGGAACAAGAAAAAGTATCAACATTTTAAAGTTCCAGAAAATAGGGAAGAAAGTTCAAAAGCGGTGACACCGGAGCAGATTTCTACAAATGGTCTTCTTCTTTATGACGAAAATAAATCAGAGAGCGATAAATCAAAACCAGATGTgtcgaaaaaaaaatcaaaaatagttAAAAAACCGGTACATGATGTAACGTCTACAGAGGAAGCGACGGAGGAAAGCAAGGAAAAGAAGGCAGATTACGACCCCCACATATCGAAAGAAGAAACTGACACACATGAAAAATTCGAATTGGGGTCTCataataaaaagaataataaacgAAAACCTAAACCTAAACAACAAGCTGAGATCAgtgataaaattaataaactaattaaaaaagaaaataaaactgATAATGATGACGAACTGCATATACAagacaaaaacaataaaagctataaactacttttaagaaacaaacagtttaaagaTTCAAAATATTGTAAACAGAATCCAAATAGTAGAATGTGCAGAGAAGAAGAGTTAACAACGAAGATTGCATTAAGTGAGTCGGCTGAAGTTTCACGGCCACTTCCAGTAAAAGGGAAAAAAGAGAGCTTTTCAGACCAGGTCTTTTCATTCAAAATCAAAGATCACCAAGTTAATTATGATTTGATAAAAAGCACTCACAAGAGACCTCAGAAAAAAATAGAGGAAAATGATACGTACGATAAATATGAACTTGGCCGCGAAACAAAGAACGATGACGATAGAAAACGGAAACTCAGAAAACAGAAAGAGAAtggtgatataaaaataatggatggtaaaaataaattgaattatcAGGGTCATAATAAAAACAAGTCTGCAAATAGTGAGGAAATGCCGATAAAGAGTAAGAGGAAACCTCAGAAGAAAATAGAAGAAAACGATATGTATGATAAATACGAGCTTGGTCGCGAAACAGATAATGATAacaaagtaaaaagaaaacagaaacatAATGATGATATAAAAACTACGGATGCTAAGAATAAACTCAATTATCAAGGTCGTAACAAAGACAAGATAGAAGAACACGATATGTACGATAAATATGAACTTGGTCGCGACACAGATAATGATAacaaagtaaaaagaaaacagaaacatAATGATGATATAAAAACTACGGATGCTAAGAATAAACTCAATTATCAAGGTCGTAACAAAGACAAGATAGAAGAACACGATATGTACGATAAATATGAACTTGGTCGCGAAACAGATAATGATGACAAAggaaaaagaaaacagaaacatAATGATGATATAAAAACAACGGATGCTAAGAATAAATTCAATTATCAAGGTCGTAACAAAGACAAGATAGAAGAAAACGATATGTACGATAAATATGAACTTGGTCGCGACACAGATAATGATgacaaagaaaaaagaaaacagaaacataatgatgaaataaaaacaacGGATGCTAAGAATAAAATCAATTATCAAGATCGTAACAAAGACAAGAAAGAAGAACACGACATGTACGATAATTATGAACTTGGTCGCGAAACAGATAATGATaacaaagaaaaaagaaaacagaaacataatgatgaaataaaaacaacGGATGCTAAGAATAAATTCAATTATCAAGATCGTTACAAAGACAAGTTTGCGAGTAATGATGAAATGCCAATAAAAAGTAGCAAAAAACCTCTGAagataataaaagaaaatattaaacaTGACATTAGTCGTAGTATTGAGTCTGCTAATAATGAAGAAATGCCAATAAAAAGTAAGGAAATATATGAAAACGTTGAAGATACAACTACTAAATCTAAAGAAACTAAGCATGGTAAAGATCAAATTGAAAAGGTGCCAATAGCAGATTACGCAGACGACCCCCAACCAAATTTTAAAGAAGTAAACGCAGAATCCATAAAAGCAGCAACAGGAAGATTACTAGATTCTGAAGAACCAAAAGGGAACGGCAGAACGACAAAGAAATTTAGATTGAAAGGTACAGTAATACCAAAGAGGGATTTCTATAAATTAAGCAGTCCGGATTATTACAAAGACTTGCCTAGAATTGTAGAAAAGTACGATTTTGAGGAGCCTATTCCAGAGCAAGATAGATTAAGGGATAAAGTGCGATATTTGAAGAGGGAACCGTCGAGGGTTAATAGGAAACTTAAGTTACCGCAGTTCGAAAAAACTTGA
- the LOC134677385 gene encoding uncharacterized protein DDB_G0284459-like isoform X1, which produces MVLFRHALQVCTIACVSIAIDGHLMLAVNVEDFRNLANKFLAKDLADRLTNLVTEISLKRRKENQQRVEKILWDKEIPIKELARTNKQLTDTTVATAESTKYYHYKPKRFNTVKNSDSKELRQDIYNTPPGPVYVRDEIEDLLQNINEGNSDHGTKKVVTPEGLVETDYNIVSKEATRPLNLMNMSRENRIDYTETKLGEWKYNQDISIEPPAIKNSKTGNANRDINDEGSIDYDDGKKGLNVQYVDETRLLGRKYMIKKFNLHFVNKLKHCILILGHKKDDSHTFEEHMLGEKNEINHENTPPKQDDTTISHDIKEVKKDSAKSKMSLNDFLKDSPEVKRDKSEEKETYQIPPPMQPIESNDMYEKYALGSSIKSNNKKGVNDQSVEDGTEKHNRETKQIQNDDNDKNVDNQSGNIEHSILRNKKKYQHFKVPENREESSKAVTPEQISTNGLLLYDENKSESDKSKPDVSKKKSKIVKKPVHDVTSTEEATEESKEKKADYDPHISKEETDTHEKFELGSHNKKNNKRKPKPKQQAEISDKINKLIKKENKTDNDDELHIQDKNNKSYKLLLRNKQFKDSKYCKQNPNSRMCREEELTTKIALSESAEVSRPLPVKGKKESFSDQVFSFKIKDHQVNYDLIKSTHKRPQKKIEENDTYDKYELGRETKNDDDRKRKLRKQKENGDIKIMDGKNKLNYQGHNKNKSANSEEMPIKSKRKPQKKIEENDMYDKYELGRETDNDNKVKRKQKHNDDIKTTDAKNKLNYQGRNKDKIEEHDMYDKYELGRDTDNDNKVKRKQKHNDDIKTTDAKNKLNYQGRNKDKIEEHDMYDKYELGRETDNDDKGKRKQKHNDDIKTTDAKNKFNYQGRNKDKIEENDMYDKYELGRDTDNDDKEKRKQKHNDEIKTTDAKNKINYQDRNKDKKEEHDMYDNYELGRETDNDNKEKRKQKHNDEIKTTDAKNKFNYQDRYKDKFASNDEMPIKSSKKPLKIIKENIKHDISRSIESANNEEMPIKSKEIYENVEDTTTKSKETKHGKDQIEKVPIADYADDPQPNFKEVNAESIKAATGRLLDSEEPKGNGRTTKKFRLKGTVIPKRDFYKLSSPDYYKDLPRIVEKYDFEEPIPEQDRLRDKVRYLKREPSRVNRKLKLPQFEKT; this is translated from the exons ATGGTTTTGTTCCGACACGCGCTGCAAGTAT GCACAATAGCATGTGTTTCCATTGCAATAGATGGCCATCTGATGCTCGCAGTAAACGTGGAAGATTTCAGAAATCTAGCCAACAAGTTCCTAGCAAAAGACCTAGCGGATAGATTGACTAATCTCGTCACTGAAATCTCTCTAAAGAGAAGGAAAGAGAATCAACAAAGAGTAGAAAAGATACTGTGGGATAAAGAGATACCTATAAAAGAGCTTGCAAGAACTAATAAACAATTAACTGATACAACTGTAGCAACCGCTGAAAGCACAAAATACTATCACTATAAACCTAAAAGATTCAATACAGTAAAAAATTCTGATAGTAAAGAATTGAGGCAAGACATTTATAATACCCCACCAGGACCAGTATACGTAAGAGATGAGATAGAAGATCTATTACAGAATATTAATGAAGGTAATTCGGATCACGGTACAAAAAAAGTTGTTACTCCTGAAGGGCTAGTTGAGACAGATTATAATATAGTTTCAAAAGAAGCTACTAGACCATTGAATCTAATGAACATGTCAAGAGAAAATAGAATTGATTACACAGAAACTAAACTAGGCGAATGGAAATACAACCAAGATATATCTATAGAACCACCTGCGATCAAAAATAGCAAAACAGGAAATGCTAACAGGGATATAAATGATGAAGGTAGCATAGATTATGATGACGGTAAAAAAGGGTTAAATGTGCAATATGTGGACGAAACTCGATTGTTAGGACGTAAGTAtatgataaaaaaatttaatctacattttgtaaataaattaaaacattgcATTCTTATTCTAGGGCACAAAAAAGATGACAGTCATACATTTGAAGAGCATATGTTGGGAGAGAAAAATGAAATCAACCACGAAAATACTCCTCCAAAACAAGACGACACAACTATATCGCATGATATAAAAGAAGTTAAAAAAGATTCCGCAAAATCAAAAATGTCCTTAAATGATTTCCTCAAAGATAGTCCAGAAGTAAAACGAGATAAATCAGAAGAGAAAGAAACTTATCAAATACCACCACCAATGCAACCAATAGAAAGCAACGACATGTACGAAAAATATGCACTAGGCTCTTCaataaaaagtaataacaaGAAAGGTGTCAATGATCAGTCAGTGGAGGACGGTACAGAAAAACACAAtcgagaaacaaaacaaatacaaaatgATGACAACGATAAAAATGTAGACAATCAGTCCGGCAATATTGAACACTCAATATTAAGGAACAAGAAAAAGTATCAACATTTTAAAGTTCCAGAAAATAGGGAAGAAAGTTCAAAAGCGGTGACACCGGAGCAGATTTCTACAAATGGTCTTCTTCTTTATGACGAAAATAAATCAGAGAGCGATAAATCAAAACCAGATGTgtcgaaaaaaaaatcaaaaatagttAAAAAACCGGTACATGATGTAACGTCTACAGAGGAAGCGACGGAGGAAAGCAAGGAAAAGAAGGCAGATTACGACCCCCACATATCGAAAGAAGAAACTGACACACATGAAAAATTCGAATTGGGGTCTCataataaaaagaataataaacgAAAACCTAAACCTAAACAACAAGCTGAGATCAgtgataaaattaataaactaattaaaaaagaaaataaaactgATAATGATGACGAACTGCATATACAagacaaaaacaataaaagctataaactacttttaagaaacaaacagtttaaagaTTCAAAATATTGTAAACAGAATCCAAATAGTAGAATGTGCAGAGAAGAAGAGTTAACAACGAAGATTGCATTAAGTGAGTCGGCTGAAGTTTCACGGCCACTTCCAGTAAAAGGGAAAAAAGAGAGCTTTTCAGACCAGGTCTTTTCATTCAAAATCAAAGATCACCAAGTTAATTATGATTTGATAAAAAGCACTCACAAGAGACCTCAGAAAAAAATAGAGGAAAATGATACGTACGATAAATATGAACTTGGCCGCGAAACAAAGAACGATGACGATAGAAAACGGAAACTCAGAAAACAGAAAGAGAAtggtgatataaaaataatggatggtaaaaataaattgaattatcAGGGTCATAATAAAAACAAGTCTGCAAATAGTGAGGAAATGCCGATAAAGAGTAAGAGGAAACCTCAGAAGAAAATAGAAGAAAACGATATGTATGATAAATACGAGCTTGGTCGCGAAACAGATAATGATAacaaagtaaaaagaaaacagaaacatAATGATGATATAAAAACTACGGATGCTAAGAATAAACTCAATTATCAAGGTCGTAACAAAGACAAGATAGAAGAACACGATATGTACGATAAATATGAACTTGGTCGCGACACAGATAATGATAacaaagtaaaaagaaaacagaaacatAATGATGATATAAAAACTACGGATGCTAAGAATAAACTCAATTATCAAGGTCGTAACAAAGACAAGATAGAAGAACACGATATGTACGATAAATATGAACTTGGTCGCGAAACAGATAATGATGACAAAggaaaaagaaaacagaaacatAATGATGATATAAAAACAACGGATGCTAAGAATAAATTCAATTATCAAGGTCGTAACAAAGACAAGATAGAAGAAAACGATATGTACGATAAATATGAACTTGGTCGCGACACAGATAATGATgacaaagaaaaaagaaaacagaaacataatgatgaaataaaaacaacGGATGCTAAGAATAAAATCAATTATCAAGATCGTAACAAAGACAAGAAAGAAGAACACGACATGTACGATAATTATGAACTTGGTCGCGAAACAGATAATGATaacaaagaaaaaagaaaacagaaacataatgatgaaataaaaacaacGGATGCTAAGAATAAATTCAATTATCAAGATCGTTACAAAGACAAGTTTGCGAGTAATGATGAAATGCCAATAAAAAGTAGCAAAAAACCTCTGAagataataaaagaaaatattaaacaTGACATTAGTCGTAGTATTGAGTCTGCTAATAATGAAGAAATGCCAATAAAAAGTAAGGAAATATATGAAAACGTTGAAGATACAACTACTAAATCTAAAGAAACTAAGCATGGTAAAGATCAAATTGAAAAGGTGCCAATAGCAGATTACGCAGACGACCCCCAACCAAATTTTAAAGAAGTAAACGCAGAATCCATAAAAGCAGCAACAGGAAGATTACTAGATTCTGAAGAACCAAAAGGGAACGGCAGAACGACAAAGAAATTTAGATTGAAAGGTACAGTAATACCAAAGAGGGATTTCTATAAATTAAGCAGTCCGGATTATTACAAAGACTTGCCTAGAATTGTAGAAAAGTACGATTTTGAGGAGCCTATTCCAGAGCAAGATAGATTAAGGGATAAAGTGCGATATTTGAAGAGGGAACCGTCGAGGGTTAATAGGAAACTTAAGTTACCGCAGTTCGAAAAAACTTGA
- the LOC134677385 gene encoding uncharacterized protein DDB_G0284459-like isoform X3, which produces MVLFRHALQVCTIACVSIAIDGHLMLAVNVEDFRNLANKFLAKDLADRLTNLVTEISLKRRKENQQRVEKILWDKEIPIKELARTNKQLTDTTVATAESTKYYHYKPKRFNTVKNSDSKELRQDIYNTPPGPVYVRDEIEDLLQNINEGNSDHGTKKVVTPEGLVETDYNIVSKEATRPLNLMNMSRENRIDYTETKLGEWKYNQDISIEPPAIKNSKTGNANRDINDEGHKKDDSHTFEEHMLGEKNEINHENTPPKQDDTTISHDIKEVKKDSAKSKMSLNDFLKDSPEVKRDKSEEKETYQIPPPMQPIESNDMYEKYALGSSIKSNNKKGVNDQSVEDGTEKHNRETKQIQNDDNDKNVDNQSGNIEHSILRNKKKYQHFKVPENREESSKAVTPEQISTNGLLLYDENKSESDKSKPDVSKKKSKIVKKPVHDVTSTEEATEESKEKKADYDPHISKEETDTHEKFELGSHNKKNNKRKPKPKQQAEISDKINKLIKKENKTDNDDELHIQDKNNKSYKLLLRNKQFKDSKYCKQNPNSRMCREEELTTKIALSESAEVSRPLPVKGKKESFSDQVFSFKIKDHQVNYDLIKSTHKRPQKKIEENDTYDKYELGRETKNDDDRKRKLRKQKENGDIKIMDGKNKLNYQGHNKNKSANSEEMPIKSKRKPQKKIEENDMYDKYELGRETDNDNKVKRKQKHNDDIKTTDAKNKLNYQGRNKDKIEEHDMYDKYELGRDTDNDNKVKRKQKHNDDIKTTDAKNKLNYQGRNKDKIEEHDMYDKYELGRETDNDDKGKRKQKHNDDIKTTDAKNKFNYQGRNKDKIEENDMYDKYELGRDTDNDDKEKRKQKHNDEIKTTDAKNKINYQDRNKDKKEEHDMYDNYELGRETDNDNKEKRKQKHNDEIKTTDAKNKFNYQDRYKDKFASNDEMPIKSSKKPLKIIKENIKHDISRSIESANNEEMPIKSKEIYENVEDTTTKSKETKHGKDQIEKVPIADYADDPQPNFKEVNAESIKAATGRLLDSEEPKGNGRTTKKFRLKGTVIPKRDFYKLSSPDYYKDLPRIVEKYDFEEPIPEQDRLRDKVRYLKREPSRVNRKLKLPQFEKT; this is translated from the exons ATGGTTTTGTTCCGACACGCGCTGCAAGTAT GCACAATAGCATGTGTTTCCATTGCAATAGATGGCCATCTGATGCTCGCAGTAAACGTGGAAGATTTCAGAAATCTAGCCAACAAGTTCCTAGCAAAAGACCTAGCGGATAGATTGACTAATCTCGTCACTGAAATCTCTCTAAAGAGAAGGAAAGAGAATCAACAAAGAGTAGAAAAGATACTGTGGGATAAAGAGATACCTATAAAAGAGCTTGCAAGAACTAATAAACAATTAACTGATACAACTGTAGCAACCGCTGAAAGCACAAAATACTATCACTATAAACCTAAAAGATTCAATACAGTAAAAAATTCTGATAGTAAAGAATTGAGGCAAGACATTTATAATACCCCACCAGGACCAGTATACGTAAGAGATGAGATAGAAGATCTATTACAGAATATTAATGAAGGTAATTCGGATCACGGTACAAAAAAAGTTGTTACTCCTGAAGGGCTAGTTGAGACAGATTATAATATAGTTTCAAAAGAAGCTACTAGACCATTGAATCTAATGAACATGTCAAGAGAAAATAGAATTGATTACACAGAAACTAAACTAGGCGAATGGAAATACAACCAAGATATATCTATAGAACCACCTGCGATCAAAAATAGCAAAACAGGAAATGCTAACAGGGATATAAATGATGAAG GGCACAAAAAAGATGACAGTCATACATTTGAAGAGCATATGTTGGGAGAGAAAAATGAAATCAACCACGAAAATACTCCTCCAAAACAAGACGACACAACTATATCGCATGATATAAAAGAAGTTAAAAAAGATTCCGCAAAATCAAAAATGTCCTTAAATGATTTCCTCAAAGATAGTCCAGAAGTAAAACGAGATAAATCAGAAGAGAAAGAAACTTATCAAATACCACCACCAATGCAACCAATAGAAAGCAACGACATGTACGAAAAATATGCACTAGGCTCTTCaataaaaagtaataacaaGAAAGGTGTCAATGATCAGTCAGTGGAGGACGGTACAGAAAAACACAAtcgagaaacaaaacaaatacaaaatgATGACAACGATAAAAATGTAGACAATCAGTCCGGCAATATTGAACACTCAATATTAAGGAACAAGAAAAAGTATCAACATTTTAAAGTTCCAGAAAATAGGGAAGAAAGTTCAAAAGCGGTGACACCGGAGCAGATTTCTACAAATGGTCTTCTTCTTTATGACGAAAATAAATCAGAGAGCGATAAATCAAAACCAGATGTgtcgaaaaaaaaatcaaaaatagttAAAAAACCGGTACATGATGTAACGTCTACAGAGGAAGCGACGGAGGAAAGCAAGGAAAAGAAGGCAGATTACGACCCCCACATATCGAAAGAAGAAACTGACACACATGAAAAATTCGAATTGGGGTCTCataataaaaagaataataaacgAAAACCTAAACCTAAACAACAAGCTGAGATCAgtgataaaattaataaactaattaaaaaagaaaataaaactgATAATGATGACGAACTGCATATACAagacaaaaacaataaaagctataaactacttttaagaaacaaacagtttaaagaTTCAAAATATTGTAAACAGAATCCAAATAGTAGAATGTGCAGAGAAGAAGAGTTAACAACGAAGATTGCATTAAGTGAGTCGGCTGAAGTTTCACGGCCACTTCCAGTAAAAGGGAAAAAAGAGAGCTTTTCAGACCAGGTCTTTTCATTCAAAATCAAAGATCACCAAGTTAATTATGATTTGATAAAAAGCACTCACAAGAGACCTCAGAAAAAAATAGAGGAAAATGATACGTACGATAAATATGAACTTGGCCGCGAAACAAAGAACGATGACGATAGAAAACGGAAACTCAGAAAACAGAAAGAGAAtggtgatataaaaataatggatggtaaaaataaattgaattatcAGGGTCATAATAAAAACAAGTCTGCAAATAGTGAGGAAATGCCGATAAAGAGTAAGAGGAAACCTCAGAAGAAAATAGAAGAAAACGATATGTATGATAAATACGAGCTTGGTCGCGAAACAGATAATGATAacaaagtaaaaagaaaacagaaacatAATGATGATATAAAAACTACGGATGCTAAGAATAAACTCAATTATCAAGGTCGTAACAAAGACAAGATAGAAGAACACGATATGTACGATAAATATGAACTTGGTCGCGACACAGATAATGATAacaaagtaaaaagaaaacagaaacatAATGATGATATAAAAACTACGGATGCTAAGAATAAACTCAATTATCAAGGTCGTAACAAAGACAAGATAGAAGAACACGATATGTACGATAAATATGAACTTGGTCGCGAAACAGATAATGATGACAAAggaaaaagaaaacagaaacatAATGATGATATAAAAACAACGGATGCTAAGAATAAATTCAATTATCAAGGTCGTAACAAAGACAAGATAGAAGAAAACGATATGTACGATAAATATGAACTTGGTCGCGACACAGATAATGATgacaaagaaaaaagaaaacagaaacataatgatgaaataaaaacaacGGATGCTAAGAATAAAATCAATTATCAAGATCGTAACAAAGACAAGAAAGAAGAACACGACATGTACGATAATTATGAACTTGGTCGCGAAACAGATAATGATaacaaagaaaaaagaaaacagaaacataatgatgaaataaaaacaacGGATGCTAAGAATAAATTCAATTATCAAGATCGTTACAAAGACAAGTTTGCGAGTAATGATGAAATGCCAATAAAAAGTAGCAAAAAACCTCTGAagataataaaagaaaatattaaacaTGACATTAGTCGTAGTATTGAGTCTGCTAATAATGAAGAAATGCCAATAAAAAGTAAGGAAATATATGAAAACGTTGAAGATACAACTACTAAATCTAAAGAAACTAAGCATGGTAAAGATCAAATTGAAAAGGTGCCAATAGCAGATTACGCAGACGACCCCCAACCAAATTTTAAAGAAGTAAACGCAGAATCCATAAAAGCAGCAACAGGAAGATTACTAGATTCTGAAGAACCAAAAGGGAACGGCAGAACGACAAAGAAATTTAGATTGAAAGGTACAGTAATACCAAAGAGGGATTTCTATAAATTAAGCAGTCCGGATTATTACAAAGACTTGCCTAGAATTGTAGAAAAGTACGATTTTGAGGAGCCTATTCCAGAGCAAGATAGATTAAGGGATAAAGTGCGATATTTGAAGAGGGAACCGTCGAGGGTTAATAGGAAACTTAAGTTACCGCAGTTCGAAAAAACTTGA